Part of the Oerskovia paurometabola genome is shown below.
TCCAGGACATCCTGCTGGGGCCCGACCTGGCCCGCTTCACGGCGAGCCTGCGCACCCGGCCGCGCTACGCCGTCGTGCTGGCGCCCAGCGCCGCGGCCCTCGCCGCCCGGGACGCCGCCCGGCACAAGCAGGCGTACGGCGCGTGGACGCCCGACGAGTTCGCCGCGGCCGCGCGCGAGACCCCGGGCGGCCTGCACCTCGACACGACCGGGTGGACCGTCGCGGAGACGGTCGCGCAGATCCTCGACCGCCTCGACGAGGCCCGCGTCGACGACGCGGCCTGAGGCGAGCGCCACCCCGCCCGGCAGGCGACCGCGCGAGGTGCCGCTAGGCCGGTCCGGCGCGCGTGACGGGTGTGGTCGACGTCCAGATCGGCTCCGTCGTGATGTGCGTCAGTCGCCAGCCGGCGTCGGTCCTGCGCGCCCTGAGCCGGTAGACCGCTCCGAGGGTGACGGGTCTGTCCGCCTGCGGCTCGCGTCGGGCGAACGTGGCGACCACGTTCGCCCGGACCTCTGCGTGGTCGTGTGCGAGATCGACCAGGACGTTGCCGACGAGGTGCTGGACTCCGTCCTGCGGCCGGTGGTTGCGCGCGGCCTGGGCGACGACTGCGTCGATCCCCTGCGCGGTTCCACCGGGGGTGCTGGCGTGCGCGTCCGGGACGAGCAGGTCTCGGAGCCGGTCGGTGTCGCCGTCGTCGAGCGCGGCCGTGAGCCGGGAGACGAGGCGTGCGACGTCCTCGCGGTCGAGCAGTCCGCGCAGGGCGTCGTGGTGCGTGGCGGGAAGGTGGGCGTCGTCGTGCACGGGCATGAGAGCCTCCGGGAGGTGGATAACACGGCGAATCGTTGGAGCCCCCAACGTTAACCATTGTTGGTGGTGCCCACAATAGGTTGAGCCAACAAAGCGTAGGATCGGGGGATGGAGACCGAGACCGCCCCTGAACGCCTCCGGGAGCTTCCCAGCTGGCTGCTCTCCCAGGCGGCGCTGGAGGCGTCCCGGACCGTCTCGGAGCACCTGTCCACCGTGGGGGCGCACCGCTCCCACTACGCCGTGCTCGCCGCCCTGGAGGAGTTCGGCCCGGCGAGCCAGGCCGCGCTCGGGCGCCGGTGCGGGATCGACCGGAGCGACATGGTCGCGCTGCTCGACAGACTGGCGGCCGACGGTGACGTCGAGCGCCGCCCCGACCCGTCCGATCGGCGTCGCAACGTCGTCACGCTGACCCCCAGGGGGGTGCGACGGCTCGACGAGCTCGGCGCAGCGCTCGGCGACGCGCAGGACGCCCTCCTCTCGTCGCTGCCGGGCAAGGACCGCGACATGCTGGTCGCCCTGCTGCGTGAGCTGGTCACGGGGCACGCCGCGCGCCGCTAGGGTCCCGGGCTCTGCGCCCTGGGCACCCGCCCCCACGCCCCGGCAGGCAACCGCGCGAGGTCCGGGTCACGATGGGAGGCATGAGCACCGACCCACGCACCCAGGCCACCCCGGACGAGACCTACGACGTGATCGTGATCGGTGGTGGGCCCGTCGGCGAGAACGCCGCCGACCGCGCGAGCCGCACCGGGCTGAGCGTCGCCGTGGTCGAGGCCGAGCTCGTCGGAGGGGAGTGCTCCTACTGGGCGTGCATGCCGTCCAAGGCGCTGCTGCGCCCCGGCGCCGCCCTCGCGGCCGCCCGCGCGGTCCCGGGAGTCGCGGCCGACCCGGTGCTCGACCCGGCACCGATCCTCGCGCGCCGCGACGAGATGGTCTCGCACTGGGACGACTCGGGGCAGGTCCAGTGGCTCGACGGCGCCGGGATCTCGCTCGTGCGCGGCCTGGGCCGGCTCGTCGGGTCGAAGCTCGTCGAGGTCAGCCCCGAGGATCCCGACGCCGACGTCGACGACCTCCCCGAGACCCGCCTGCTCGCCGCCCGGCACGCCGTGATCGTCGCGACGGGCAGCGTGCCCGTCCTGCCCGACACCCCGGGACTGGCCGAGACCGACCCGTGGAGCAGCCGCGAGGCCACGAGCGTCCAGGACGTCCCGACCTCGATCGTGATCCTGGGCGGGGGAGTCGTGGGCGTCGAGATGGCGACGGCGTTCCGCGACCTGGGTTCGGAGGTCACGCTGCTCTCGCGCGGACGCCTGCTCGGACGCTCGGAGCCCTTCGCGAGCGAGGCCGTCGCGGCGGGCCTGAAGAAGATCGGCGTGGACGTGCGCCTGGGCGTGAGCGTCACGGGAGCGACGTCCCTGCCCGACGGCGGCGCGCGCCTCGCGTACGACGGTCCGCAGGGCAAGGGGTCGGTCGCGGCGGCGCAGGTGCTCGTCGCGACGGGCCGCGTGCCGCGCACCGCGGACCTCGGGGTCGACGTCGTCGGGCTCGAACCGGGGAAGGCGCTCGAGGTGGACGACCAGCTCGAGGTCCAGGGCGTGGACGGCGGCTGGCTGTTCGCGTGCGGCGACGTGACGGGCCGCGTGGCGACCACGCACCAGGGGAAGTACCAGGGGCGGGTCGTGGGCGACGTGGTCGCGGCGAGGTTCGGGAGCGCAAAGCCGGGTGAGGCTGCGGCGGCCGGGGCGGCCGGTGAGACCCCCGAGCCGTGGAGCCGCTACGCCGCGACCGCCGACCACGGTGCGAAGACGCAGGTCGTGTTCTCCCGCCCCGAGGTCGCGTCGGTGGGGCTGACCGAGGCCGAGGCCAGGAAGGCAGGGCTCACGGTCAAGGCGGTGTCGTACAAGCTCGGGTCGGTGTCCGGGGCCGTGCTCGTCGCCGAGGGCTACGAGGGGACCGCGCAGATCGTGGTCGACACCGACCGGCAGGTGATCGTGGGCGCGACGTTCGTCGGTCCGGACGCGGCGGAGATGCTGCACGCCGCGACCATCGCGATCGTCGGGCAGGTGCCGCTTGCACGCTTGTGGCACGCTGTGCCCGCCTACCCGACGATCAGCGAGGTCTGGCTACGGCTGCTCGAGACCTACGGCCTGTAGCCGCGAAGGCCCCGAGCAGCCGCCTGCTCGGTCAGCCGAGCTGGCCGTCCGAGGAGAACACGAGGCCGAGCACGATCTCGCCCTGGAGAAGCGCCGACTTGGTCAGCGGCCCGCCCACGTCGAGGTTCACGAAGTTGGTGATGTTGAGCCCGTAGGTCTCCTCGAGCCCCGGCTGGCAGAAGGCGCGCTCGGGGCACTCCGGTCCCGCGCCCAGCGTGATGCCGCCGGGGCAGGCCTCGGCCAGCTCGCTGAGCGTCGACACGTCGTGCTCCTCGGCGAAGGCCGTCGTGACGGCGAACGCGTTCTGGTCCTGGGCTGCCGACGGCTCGCCGAACGTCAGGCCCTTCTGGGTGCCCAGGTCGCGCAGCGCGGTCACCGTGGTGTCGAGGTCCCCGCTCGCGAGGGGCTCGGCGTCGGGGCCGTTGATCTCCTTGTTGAGGAACTCGGTGAGCGTCCCCACGTACTCGGGGAACACGCTGAGCTGGCCCGACTCGAGCGCCGGCAGGTACGTCTCGCGCGCGTCGACCGTCTGGACCGTGACGTCGTAGCCGCCCGAGCGCAGGACCGCCGCGTAGATCTCGGCGAGCGTGGTGCTCTCGGAGAAGTTGGCCGCGCCCACGACGAGCGACGTCCCGGCCCCCGGGGTCGAGGTCGCCGCGAGGCCCTCGTCCTCGACGAACTTCTGCGCGACCTGCGAGGACGTCTGCCGGTCCACGTCGACGGCCTTGTTGAGCGCGATGAGCTTGTCGGTGTCGAGCGCTGCGGACACGGTGTCGAGCAGCTCCAGGACGGCGGGCTGGTTCGCGACCGCCGCCGCGTTGGCCGCCGGGATGATGTTGTCGACGGTCTGCAGGTGCTTGTCGTCCTCGAGGACGACGAGCGCGTCGCCCGCGACGGGCTCGCACACGGTGCCGCTCGCGGTGGACGTGGAGCCCCCGGACGCCTCGGTGCCGGAGGATCCGGCCTCGCCGCACGCCGCGAGAGCGACGACGAGGAGGGCGGAAGCGGTCAGGGTGCGGAAGGTGGTGGATCGCCGTGACATGGGTGTCAGGTGCCTCTCGGGTCGTCGTCTCGCACGGACAACCCATTCCACCCCCGGGGGAGGGCACCGGCAACCCGAGGGGTGCCTCAGCGGACGGTGCCTGCCTTGACGCGCAGCGGTGCGGGGGTCACGGCCCGCTGGACGAGTGCGAGGACCGCGTCGACGACGAGGCACAGCACCGCGATCACGACGCCCACCGCGAGGACCTGCCCGTAGCGCTGGTTGGAGAAGCCGACCCGCAGGGGGACGCCGAGCCCCCCGCCGCCGACGAACGCGGCGAGCGTGAGCACCGCGATGACCTGCACGATCGCGGTCCGCAGCCCGGCGGCGACCAACGGCACCGCGAGCGGCACCTCGACGAGCCACAGCGAGCGCTGCGAGCTCATGCCCATGCCACGGGCAGCGTCCTTGACGTCGGGGTCGACCTCGGCGACGCCCGTGTAGGCGTTGGCGAGGATGAGCGGGATCGCGAAGATCACGGCCGAGATGACTGCAGCGCGATCCCCGAACAGCCCGCCTGCCGCGAGGATCAGCAGGATCCCGAACGTCGGCAGGGCGCGCGAGGTGTTCACGACCACGATCGTCGGACCCGCGCCCTTGCCCGAGTGGCCGAGCCAGATCCCCGCGGGCAGAGCGATGAGCGCCGCCAGCAGGACCGCGATCGCGGTCATCTCCAGGTGCTCGCCCGTGCGCACGAGCAGCCCGTCGGGGCCGGTCCAGTTGAGCGGGTCGTTGAGCCACGTCAGGGCTTCCTGGACGACGTTCATGCGGTCCGCTCGCTCGCCGCTCCGGCCGCCTGCGCGACGGCCGCCTCGCTCGCGACGCGTCCCGTCGAGCGTTCCGTCGAGCCCGGCGCACGGGTCCGTGACCACGGGGTCAGGGCCCGGCCCAGGAGCAGGAGGAGCAGGTCGAGCACGACCGCCAGCAGCAGGCACAGCAGCGTCGCCGTCATGATCTGGGCGTTGTAGCTCGACCGGAAGCCGCGGAACATCAGGGTGCCCAGCCCGCCGTACCCCGCCACGAACCCGACCGTGACGAGCGCCACGGTCGAGACCGTCGCGAGACGTACCCCGGTCATGATGCTCGGCAGCGCGTTGGGGATCTCGACCGAGGTCAGCAGCCGCGTGGGACCGTAGCCCAGGCCCTTGGCCGCGTCGCGCACGTCGGGGTCGACGCCCTGCAGGCCCACCAGGATGTTGCGCACCAGGATGAGCAGGGCGTACATCACGAGACCGATGAGCACGGGCGTCCGACCGATCCCCGTGAACGGGACGAGGATCGAGAACAGTGCGAGCGAGGGGATCGTGTACATGACGCCCGTCGTGCCGAGCACGGGGACCGCGAGCCAGCGCACGCGGTGCGCGAGGGCCGCGAGCGGCAGGGCGATGACGAGCGCGATGAGCACGGCCTGGATGGTGATCGTCGTGTGCTCGACGAGCGCCTGGGAGATCTCTCCCCAGTTGTTCTGGACGTAGCTCCACGAGAACCACGGGTTGGGCGGCATGCCGTCGAACCTATCCCGAGCCACCCACCGCTCGCGCGACGGGGTGGCGCGCCAGGTAGCGTCGAGGCATGGCGAGCACCCCGACCGGCACCACCGAGGCCACCAGAGCGTTCCCGACGATCACCGACGAGGCGGCCATCGTGTTCGACGGCGTCCGCAAGGAGTACCCCAACGGGACCGTCGCCGTGGGCGACCTGTCCCTGAGCGTGCGCGAGCACGAGATGCTCGCGCTCGTCGGGCCCTCGGGCTGCGGGAAGTCCACGACGCTGCGCATGACCAACCGCCTCGTCGAACCCTCTGCCGGGCGCATCCTGCTGAGCGGCGAGGACATCACGCAGGGCGACCCCGTGGCCCTGCGGCGGCGGATCGGGTACGTGATCCAGAACGTCGGCCTCTTCCCGCACCGCACCGTCGCCCAGAACATCGCGACAGTCCCCGGGCTGCTCGGCTGGGACAAGGCGCGCACGCGCTCCCGTGTCGGCGAGCTGCTCGAGCTCGTCGGCCTGGCCCCCGACACCTACGCCAAGCGATACCCGCACGAGCTGTCGGGCGGCGAGCGCCAGCGCGTCGGCGTGGCCCGGGCGCTCGCGACCGACCCGCCGGTCCTGCTCATGGACGAGCCCTTCGGTGCCGTCGACCCCGCAGGGCGGCGTCGGCTCCAGACCGAGTTCCGGCGCATCCAGCGCGAGCTCGGGACCACCGTGCTGTTCGTGACCCATGACATCGACGAGGCCGTCCATCTTGCCGACCGCATCGCGGTCTTCAGCTTCGGCGGGCACCTCGAACAGCTCGCCGAGCCCCTGACCGTCCTGGCGCACCCCGCGAGCGACGCCGTCCGGGAGTTCATCGGGGAGGGCGCGCCGGTCCGCATGCTCGGGCTGGCCATGGTGCAGCGCGCGGACCTCGAGGGCGTGGACCTCATCTCCGCGCCCGCCCCCGACGCGATCCGCCTGGGCGCGCCGCTGTCCGTCGCCTTCGAGGCGATCGCGGCGCTGCCCGGGGCCGCGATGGGCCGGGTGCCCGTCGCGGACGAGGCGGGCGACGTCGTCGGGTCCCTGACCGCGGACGGGATCCTCGCCGCCCTGCGGCGCACCGCGGACGCCGCCGCGGTCTAGCGGGCGCGACGGAGATCTCACCGCCCGCGCGTGTACGGCGCGCGCGGGGCGTCTAGGCTCGTACGCGTGACCACCACAGCGCGCATCGCCCTCGCCACCTGCTCCGTCCTGCCCCGCCTCGACCCCGACGACGCCCCCCTCGTGGGAGCGCTCGCCGCCCGGGGGATCGAAGCCGTGCCGTCGGTGTGGGACGACGAGTCGGTCGACTGGGCCTCGTTCGACGCGGTCGTCGTGCGCTCGGCCTGGGACTACGCCCCTCGCCGCGACGAGTTCGTCGCCTGGGCCGAGCGTGCGGGCCGCGTGCTCAACCCCGCTGCGGTCATCAGCTGGAACACCGACAAGCGCTACCTCAAGGAGCTCGAGGAGCAGGGCGTCCCGGTCATCCCGACGCTCTGGCTCGACCCGAGCCAGAACCTGTCCTCGCGCGCCATCCACACGCGCCTGCCCGCGCAGGGGGACTTCGTCATCAAGCCCGTCGTGAGCGCCGGGGCCAAGGACACGGGCCGCTACCAGTCGGGGGAGGCGCACTCGCGCGGCCTCGCGATCCAGCACGCCAAGAACCTCCTCGCCTCCGGGCGTCAGGTCATGGTCCAGCCGTACGTCCGCAGCGTCGACACCGCGGGGGAGACCGGGCTCGTCTTCATCGACGGCGAGTTCTCGCACGCCGTGCGCAAGAACGCGCTGCTCACCGGCCCGCACCGTCCCACCCAGGGCCTGTACAAGCAGGAGGAGATGAGCCGCTTCGAGGCCAGCCCCGAGCAGCTCGCGGTCGCCGAGCAGGCGCTCGCGGTCGCCGCCAGGGCGGTACCGGGGCAGGAGCCGAACCTCTACGCACGCGTCGACCTCGTGAACGGCGACGACGGCGCCCCCATGGTCATCGAGGCCGAGCTCACCGAGCCCTCGCTCTTCTTCTCGCTCGGCAAGGGATCGCTCGACCGCTTCGCGGACGCGGTGGCGCGGCGGCTCGTGGCGAGCCCCGAGGCCTGACCGCCCGGGCCTGACCGACCAGGCCCGACCGTCCGGCCCTCGACCGGCAGGCGCTCGTCACGGCTCCCGACCCCGGACGTGATGAAGGCCCGACGAGCTGTGCTCGTCGGGCCTTCACCATGCCGGGAGATTCTTGCCGGGTGATCTGCCGAGCTGGTCGTGCTGGTGCTGCTGTGGTGCTGCGTCAGGCGTTGACGACCTCAGGGGTGGGGTTCGCGGTGCCGACGCTCAGGGCGGGGGCTGCTCCGATGCGGCGCAGGGCGTAGCCGAGGAGGCCGAACAGGACACCGAGGCCCATGACCAGTGCGCTGACGCCGTAGGAGACGACCGAGGTGAAGAGCGAGGCGCGCAGGAACGAGCCGTTCATGACCGTCGCGCGGGTCGGGTCTTCCTTGTCGAGCTCGGCGTAGGTCTTGCCGTCGCTCATCTTGAGCGCGTGCTCGTTGATGATCTCGGCCTGGGCGTAGGCGCTGAAGGGGCCGCGGACCGGCGAGCCGGCGAGCATCGAGGCGTCCTCGGAGACCGTGATCTTCTCGGCGGCCAGCTGCGAGGTGATGGTGGCCCAGGTGGCTGCGCCGGCGAGCAGCAGCACGAGGCCTGCGATCATCGTGACGAGCCCGATGAGGCGGACGGAGCGGGCGGGACCAGCGGTGCTGGTGCTCATGGTGTGACTCCCAGAAGAAGAGGTCGAGGCGACCTGAGATGAGGTGCGAAAGGATCGAACTTCGTTGCGATCCCTATGCTGGGAGCGCTTCGATAAGTCGACCCTACAGACCTTGTGAACGTCTTCACAAGCGAGTTTCTGTGGCCTCCGTCACGCGGAGATGACAGAGTGTCAATGTCGAGAAAAGTGGTCGGACGGGCTGATCGCGAGCGTAGGGCCAAAGGTTCCCCACCCCCGGGACGAAGGTCCCGAGCGGCCCCGGAATCGGCCCACGAGCACCGGGAGAACGGCATGGGACGCGACACCAGCGCCCTGCGGGACGAGCTGGAAGCCGTCGAGGCGGCCTGGGGGCGGGCCATCGTCGCCAACGACGCCGACGCGATCGGCCGGTTCATGACCGACGACTGGCAGATCGTCGGCGAGGACGGCGCCACGGCCCGCGAGGACTTCCTGGCCCTCGTCCGCTCGGGGAACCTCACGCACGAGTCGATGGGCAAGATCACCGGGAGCGTGCGCTCGCTGGGTGACGTCGCCGTGCTCGTCGGGCGCGGCACCAACACCGGTCACTACCAGGGCCAGGTGTTCAGCTCCGACGAGTGGATCACCGACGTGTTCGTCCGGGGCGCCGACGGGTGGCGGTGCGCCCACACGCACCTCACGGCGGCCCGCGGCGCGTCCTGAGCCGCTGGATGTCCCTGACCGGTTTCGTGGCGCTTGCCGAGATGCTGCCGGTTGCCGCGGCTCCCGTGCTCGAAGCGGCAACGGGCAGCATCTCGTCGAGTCTCGGCTCGTGACCAGGCCTGGCGATCCGTGCCCGACCCGAGACGACCTCGAGAGTGGGCGCGGCGCCGTCGGGCTACGGGGTCCAGTCCGGGCGCAGCGGGAAGCCCGACGCCCCACCCGGCTCGGGGCGCACCGCGAGCACCTGGTGGAGCTGGATCTCGTTGCGCTCGAACGCGAGCCGCGACCCCGCCATGTACAGGCCCCACACGCGGGCCGTGCCGATCCCGACGTCGGCCACGCACTCCTCCCAGTGCCGCGTGAGGTTCGCGCCCCACTCGCGCAGCGTCATCGCGTAGTGCTCGCGCAGGTTCTCCTCGTGCCGCACCTCGAGACCCACGTCCTGCATGGTCGAGATGATCCGGCCCGAGCCCGTGAGCTCGCCGTCCGGGAAGACGTACCGGTCGATGAAGCCGCCCGCGCGGGGACGGGCCGTGTTGGTCGGGCGCGTGATCGAGTGGTTGAGCAACCGACCGCCGTCGCGCAGACGACCCTGGAGGAACGTGAAGTACGCGCGGTAGTTCGCGACCCCGATGTGCTCGGTCAGCCCGATCGAGCTCACGGCGTCGAAGCCGCTGTCGGTCACGTCGCGGTAGTCGCCGTACCGGACCTCCGCGAGGTCGCCCAGCCCCTCTGCCTCGATCCGGGCCTGCCCCCACTCGGCCTGCTGCCGGGACAGCGTGACCCCCAGCGCGCGCACCCCTGCACGC
Proteins encoded:
- a CDS encoding nuclear transport factor 2 family protein; this translates as MPVHDDAHLPATHHDALRGLLDREDVARLVSRLTAALDDGDTDRLRDLLVPDAHASTPGGTAQGIDAVVAQAARNHRPQDGVQHLVGNVLVDLAHDHAEVRANVVATFARREPQADRPVTLGAVYRLRARRTDAGWRLTHITTEPIWTSTTPVTRAGPA
- a CDS encoding MarR family winged helix-turn-helix transcriptional regulator, whose protein sequence is METETAPERLRELPSWLLSQAALEASRTVSEHLSTVGAHRSHYAVLAALEEFGPASQAALGRRCGIDRSDMVALLDRLAADGDVERRPDPSDRRRNVVTLTPRGVRRLDELGAALGDAQDALLSSLPGKDRDMLVALLRELVTGHAARR
- a CDS encoding dihydrolipoyl dehydrogenase family protein; its protein translation is MSTDPRTQATPDETYDVIVIGGGPVGENAADRASRTGLSVAVVEAELVGGECSYWACMPSKALLRPGAALAAARAVPGVAADPVLDPAPILARRDEMVSHWDDSGQVQWLDGAGISLVRGLGRLVGSKLVEVSPEDPDADVDDLPETRLLAARHAVIVATGSVPVLPDTPGLAETDPWSSREATSVQDVPTSIVILGGGVVGVEMATAFRDLGSEVTLLSRGRLLGRSEPFASEAVAAGLKKIGVDVRLGVSVTGATSLPDGGARLAYDGPQGKGSVAAAQVLVATGRVPRTADLGVDVVGLEPGKALEVDDQLEVQGVDGGWLFACGDVTGRVATTHQGKYQGRVVGDVVAARFGSAKPGEAAAAGAAGETPEPWSRYAATADHGAKTQVVFSRPEVASVGLTEAEARKAGLTVKAVSYKLGSVSGAVLVAEGYEGTAQIVVDTDRQVIVGATFVGPDAAEMLHAATIAIVGQVPLARLWHAVPAYPTISEVWLRLLETYGL
- a CDS encoding glycine betaine ABC transporter substrate-binding protein, whose product is MSRRSTTFRTLTASALLVVALAACGEAGSSGTEASGGSTSTASGTVCEPVAGDALVVLEDDKHLQTVDNIIPAANAAAVANQPAVLELLDTVSAALDTDKLIALNKAVDVDRQTSSQVAQKFVEDEGLAATSTPGAGTSLVVGAANFSESTTLAEIYAAVLRSGGYDVTVQTVDARETYLPALESGQLSVFPEYVGTLTEFLNKEINGPDAEPLASGDLDTTVTALRDLGTQKGLTFGEPSAAQDQNAFAVTTAFAEEHDVSTLSELAEACPGGITLGAGPECPERAFCQPGLEETYGLNITNFVNLDVGGPLTKSALLQGEIVLGLVFSSDGQLG
- a CDS encoding ABC transporter permease, whose product is MNVVQEALTWLNDPLNWTGPDGLLVRTGEHLEMTAIAVLLAALIALPAGIWLGHSGKGAGPTIVVVNTSRALPTFGILLILAAGGLFGDRAAVISAVIFAIPLILANAYTGVAEVDPDVKDAARGMGMSSQRSLWLVEVPLAVPLVAAGLRTAIVQVIAVLTLAAFVGGGGLGVPLRVGFSNQRYGQVLAVGVVIAVLCLVVDAVLALVQRAVTPAPLRVKAGTVR
- a CDS encoding ABC transporter permease, whose translation is MPPNPWFSWSYVQNNWGEISQALVEHTTITIQAVLIALVIALPLAALAHRVRWLAVPVLGTTGVMYTIPSLALFSILVPFTGIGRTPVLIGLVMYALLILVRNILVGLQGVDPDVRDAAKGLGYGPTRLLTSVEIPNALPSIMTGVRLATVSTVALVTVGFVAGYGGLGTLMFRGFRSSYNAQIMTATLLCLLLAVVLDLLLLLLGRALTPWSRTRAPGSTERSTGRVASEAAVAQAAGAASERTA
- a CDS encoding ABC transporter ATP-binding protein, with protein sequence MASTPTGTTEATRAFPTITDEAAIVFDGVRKEYPNGTVAVGDLSLSVREHEMLALVGPSGCGKSTTLRMTNRLVEPSAGRILLSGEDITQGDPVALRRRIGYVIQNVGLFPHRTVAQNIATVPGLLGWDKARTRSRVGELLELVGLAPDTYAKRYPHELSGGERQRVGVARALATDPPVLLMDEPFGAVDPAGRRRLQTEFRRIQRELGTTVLFVTHDIDEAVHLADRIAVFSFGGHLEQLAEPLTVLAHPASDAVREFIGEGAPVRMLGLAMVQRADLEGVDLISAPAPDAIRLGAPLSVAFEAIAALPGAAMGRVPVADEAGDVVGSLTADGILAALRRTADAAAV
- a CDS encoding ATP-grasp domain-containing protein, which encodes MTTTARIALATCSVLPRLDPDDAPLVGALAARGIEAVPSVWDDESVDWASFDAVVVRSAWDYAPRRDEFVAWAERAGRVLNPAAVISWNTDKRYLKELEEQGVPVIPTLWLDPSQNLSSRAIHTRLPAQGDFVIKPVVSAGAKDTGRYQSGEAHSRGLAIQHAKNLLASGRQVMVQPYVRSVDTAGETGLVFIDGEFSHAVRKNALLTGPHRPTQGLYKQEEMSRFEASPEQLAVAEQALAVAARAVPGQEPNLYARVDLVNGDDGAPMVIEAELTEPSLFFSLGKGSLDRFADAVARRLVASPEA
- a CDS encoding aromatic ring-opening dioxygenase LigA; protein product: MSTSTAGPARSVRLIGLVTMIAGLVLLLAGAATWATITSQLAAEKITVSEDASMLAGSPVRGPFSAYAQAEIINEHALKMSDGKTYAELDKEDPTRATVMNGSFLRASLFTSVVSYGVSALVMGLGVLFGLLGYALRRIGAAPALSVGTANPTPEVVNA
- a CDS encoding nuclear transport factor 2 family protein; the encoded protein is MGRDTSALRDELEAVEAAWGRAIVANDADAIGRFMTDDWQIVGEDGATAREDFLALVRSGNLTHESMGKITGSVRSLGDVAVLVGRGTNTGHYQGQVFSSDEWITDVFVRGADGWRCAHTHLTAARGAS